The nucleotide window GATCACGAATGGCGTTGAAGATGCCTTGCAGCGTTCGGCCAGCATTGCCTGGATCCTGGCGAACTCCGCCTCCGTCTGATTGTGGAATTCGCCGGCAGTGCCGTTCGAATAGATACCATCGACGCCGGCATCGATGAGGATGTCGATCTCTTCGCCGAGCTTGTCGAATTCGATGCTGTCATCGGCCGCGATCGGTAGAAGCAGGCTCGCCCAATTTCCGCTGATGGCGGGATGCGGCGTCTTCGCAGTCATCTGTTTTTCTCCGATGGATGACGGATCAGTTGAGGTCGTCGCGAATGCAGGCCTTGAAGTGGCCGGGCGCGGTTTCCCGCAGTTGCGGAACGGCGCCAGCGCAGGCCTCGAGCGCGCTCGGACAGCGCGTGCGAAAGACGCATCCGCTCGGCGGATTGGCCGGACTTGGAATATCGCCTTTCAGGATCTGCCTGTTGCGGCGGGCATCCGGATCGGGCGATGGAATCGCCGACAGCAGCGCGCGCGTATAGGGATGCTGCGGTCTCGCATAGAGATCGGCACTCGGCGCGATTTCCATGATGCGGCCGAGATAGAGCACGATCACCCGATCGCAGATATATTCGACGACGGCCAGGTCATGCGAGATGAACAGCATGGTCAGGCCAAGCCGCTGCTGCAGTTCGCGCAGCAGGTTGATCACCTGCGCCTGGATCGACACGTCGAGCGCCGAGACCGGCTCATCGGCGACGATGAATTCGGGCGACAAGGTCAACGCACGGGCAATCCCGATGCGTTGGCGCTGGCCACCGGAAAATTCATGCGCGTACCGATTGATCGCATCGGCGGGCAAGTCGACCTGGGCCAACGCCGACTGCGCCCGTTCGAGCCTGTCGCGGGCGGTTCCGATCCCTTGGATCTTCAGACCTTCCGTCAGGATCTCGCCGATCGTCATGCGCGGCGACAGGCTGGCGAAGGGGTCCTGGAAAATATACTGCATGCGCGGCCGTTGCCGTCTGAGCGCGGAGGCGGAAAGTGCCGTGAGTTCCGTCCCGTCGAAACGGACGCTGCCTGACGACGGCTCGACGAGGCGAAGGACAGAACGCCCGATCGTGGTCTTTCCGCTGCCGGATTCGCCGACAAGCCCGACGACTTCACCCTTGCCGATATCGAAGGAGATGCCCTCAAGAATGTTCAGCCGCGTGCCACGGGAGGTATAATGTTTCGAAAGGTCGCGGACGGACAGCAGCGGTGCGCTCATCTAGATCTCCTGCCATCGGATGCAGCGGCTGCGGTGCTGCGGATTGACCTGTTCGAGCGCGGGAACGGCAGCGCGACAGGCTTCGATCGCGAATTTGCAGCGCGGGGAAAAGGCGCAGCCGCTAGGCATGTTCATCAGGCTCGGGACCATGCCGGGAATGGCCGCGAGCTTTTCGCCGGCCAGCTTCATCCGCGCCGCATCGCCAAGGCGCGGCATGGAGGCGAGGAGGCCCATCGTGTAGGGATGCTTCGGATTGCGAAACACTTCGCCGACCGGCCCTTCTTCGACGATCCGGCCGGCATACATCACAGCCACGCGATGGGCGATTTCGGCGACGACGCCGAGATTGTGGGTGACGAAGAGCATGGCCATGCCGCGCTCGCGCTGCAGCTTGAGCAGCAGGTCGAGAATCTGCGCCTGGATCGTCACGTCGAGCGCGGTTGTCGGCTCGTCGGCGATTAGCAGCGCCGGATCACAGGCGAGCGCCATGGCGATCGTCGCGCGCTGGCGCATGCCGCCCGACAGTTCGTGCGGATATTGGCCGGCGCGGCGTCGGGCGTCCGGTATGCCGACGCTTTCAAGCAACGCGACGGCTGCGTTCATCGCCGCCTTGCGGTCGGCACCGCGATGGATGCGGATTGGCTCGGCGATCTGATCGCCGATGGTGAAGACGGGATTGAGGCTCGACATCGGCTCCTGGAATATCATGCCGATGTCGTCGCCCCTGATCCTGCGCATGCTCTCTTCGTCGAGGGAGACGAGATCTCTGACCACGCCGTCGCTGGTCGCGAGGCGGATGCTGCCTGCGGCGATCACGCCGATGTTGCGGGTCAGCAGCCGCATGACCGACAGGCTGGTGACCGACTTGCCGGAGCCGGATTCGCCGACGAGCGCAAGCGTCTCGCCGGCGGCAACAGTCATGTCGATACTGTTGACCGCCGTGATCTCGCCGCCGCGGATGCGGAAGATCGTTCGCAATCCCCTGATGTCGAGTACGGGTTCGGCGGTCTGTCCCATCGGTCGGCTCAGTTCAGCAGGCCGGTAACACGCAGGATCTCGTCGATCCGCGCCGTTTCGGCATCGTTGAGGGATGCACGCGGCCGCGGCATGACAGCGGAATCAATGATGCCGAGGCTGCGCATGGCGGTCTTGAAGGCGCCGATGCCGGCTGCGCCGCCGCTGACCCGGCCCTGCGCGACCCAGACGATTTCGAACAGGCGGCAGAGGCGCTCCTGCTCCTTCCTCGCGGCGACCCAGTCGCCGCGCTGGGCAGCATCCCAAAGGCGGATATAGCCATGCGGATCGACATTGGCGATACCAGGGACAACACCATGGGCGCCCATCAGCAAGGCAGTGTCGACGACGATCTCGGAGCCCGTCATCAGGAAGACGTCTTTTTGTTCGGCAAGATCGAGGAGCGCATAGCGGAAGTTGCCGTCGTCGCCGCTGGAATCCTTGAGGCCGATAATGGCGCCTTCCCTGGCAAGCGTGACCACGGTCTGGCGCTGCAGCTTGACGTGAACGCAGACGGGAATGTCATAGGCGATCAGCGGAATGTCCACCGCGTCTCTGACATAACGGAAGTGGTCGAGGATCTCCGACTGGCTGGTGACCGTATAGAATGGCGCCGTCACCACGACCGCATCGGCGCCGGCGGCCTTTGCGACCTTCGCATGGGCGATGACGCGATCGGTGGTCGGATCGATGACGCCGACGATCAGCGGCACCCGACCATTCACCACCTTGGCGGAATGTTCGATGATTTCCCGCCGAGTCCTTTCGTCATGGAAGATCACCTCGCTGGTCGAGCCGAGCACGAATACGCCATGGCAGCCGGCATCGATCAGATGCTCGAGCACGCGTGTATAGGATGGATAGTCGACGGTGAGATCCGGATTGAGCGGTGTTACGACGGGGGGGACGACACCCTTGAATTTGGTCATTTTCGCTTCTTTCGATTGTCAGTTCAGTTCGGCACGCGGGTCGAAGGCATCTCTGAGGCCATCGCCAATGAAATTGATTGCCAGGACGGCAAGGATGAGCGCGGCGCCGGGGAAGAGCCATTGCCACGGATATTGTTCGAGCACCGCGGTCGAGCGGGCCGCGTTCAGCATGTTGCCCCAGCTTGCCGCCGGCGGGGCGATGCCGAGACCGAGAAAGGATAGCCCCGCCTCGAGCAGGATGGCATTGGCGATCTGAAGCGTTGCATAGACCACGAGGATATCGATCGAGTTCGGCAGGCCGTGGCGAAAGAGCAGATGTCCGATGCCGGCGCCCATGCCGCGGGCGGCCATGACGAAGTCGCGTTCGCGCAATTCCAGCAGCCGCGAGCGGATCATGCGCGCAAGCAGCGGCCAGGAGAGCAGCGAGATGACCAGCACCGTCGGCCAGATGCCGGTGCCGGCAATCGAAGCGAGCACAAGCAGGAAGATGACGGGCGGCAGGGTCATCACCAGATCGACGAAGCGCATCGAGACGGCGTCCGTCCAGCGTCCTGCAAGCGCCGAGATTGCCCCGAAGAGAAAACCGATGACTGCCGAAAGCGCGGTCGATGCGACAGCGACCAGCAGCGAAATCCGGCCGCCCTCGAGCACGCGCGCGAAGACGTCGCGGCCGACGCCGTCGGCTCCGAACCAGTGCGTTGCCGTCGGGCCGCTATTCATGGCCAGAAGATCGATGTCGTTCGGCCGGAAAGCCCACCATAGCGGATAGGAAAGGATCAGCAGCAGCATCGGAATGGCAATGCAGACGCCGGCAACGGCTGCGCGATTGAGCAGAAACCGACTGAAGGCGCGGGCAAGTGGTCCGGGGCTGCGGCGTTCGGAAGAGCGTGCCAGCATGATCAGCCCACCTTGATGCGCGGGTCGACGACCGCATAGGTGATATCGGTCAGAAGATTGACGACGATAACGCAGGCGCCGATGACGAGCGTCGCGCCCATGATGACGGGGTAGTCGCGGGTCTGCACGGCATCGACGAGCAACAGACCCATGCCCGGCCAGTTGAAGACGCTCTCGATGAAGATGGCGCCGCCGATTGCAAGCCCGATGGTGGAGCCGATCAGCGTCACGATCGGAAGAAGCGCATTGCGCAAGGCATGCTTGGTGATGACCCAGAACTCGCGAACGCCCTTGGCGCGGGCCGTGCGCACGTAATCCTGGTTCAGGACTTCGAGCAGCGAAGCGCGCATGTAACGCATGATCAATGCGGCTTGCGCGACAGACAGAAGTGCCGCTGGCAGGATCAGATGGTGGAGGAGGTCGCCGAGCGAGAATTCCTCGCCCGGCGTCAGCATGCCGCCTGATGGCATCCAGTGCAGACGAACGGAGAAAATATAAAGGCCGATCAG belongs to Rhizobium indicum and includes:
- a CDS encoding dihydrodipicolinate synthase family protein; this translates as MTKFKGVVPPVVTPLNPDLTVDYPSYTRVLEHLIDAGCHGVFVLGSTSEVIFHDERTRREIIEHSAKVVNGRVPLIVGVIDPTTDRVIAHAKVAKAAGADAVVVTAPFYTVTSQSEILDHFRYVRDAVDIPLIAYDIPVCVHVKLQRQTVVTLAREGAIIGLKDSSGDDGNFRYALLDLAEQKDVFLMTGSEIVVDTALLMGAHGVVPGIANVDPHGYIRLWDAAQRGDWVAARKEQERLCRLFEIVWVAQGRVSGGAAGIGAFKTAMRSLGIIDSAVMPRPRASLNDAETARIDEILRVTGLLN
- a CDS encoding ABC transporter ATP-binding protein — translated: MSAPLLSVRDLSKHYTSRGTRLNILEGISFDIGKGEVVGLVGESGSGKTTIGRSVLRLVEPSSGSVRFDGTELTALSASALRRQRPRMQYIFQDPFASLSPRMTIGEILTEGLKIQGIGTARDRLERAQSALAQVDLPADAINRYAHEFSGGQRQRIGIARALTLSPEFIVADEPVSALDVSIQAQVINLLRELQQRLGLTMLFISHDLAVVEYICDRVIVLYLGRIMEIAPSADLYARPQHPYTRALLSAIPSPDPDARRNRQILKGDIPSPANPPSGCVFRTRCPSALEACAGAVPQLRETAPGHFKACIRDDLN
- a CDS encoding ABC transporter permease, whose amino-acid sequence is MLARSSERRSPGPLARAFSRFLLNRAAVAGVCIAIPMLLLILSYPLWWAFRPNDIDLLAMNSGPTATHWFGADGVGRDVFARVLEGGRISLLVAVASTALSAVIGFLFGAISALAGRWTDAVSMRFVDLVMTLPPVIFLLVLASIAGTGIWPTVLVISLLSWPLLARMIRSRLLELRERDFVMAARGMGAGIGHLLFRHGLPNSIDILVVYATLQIANAILLEAGLSFLGLGIAPPAASWGNMLNAARSTAVLEQYPWQWLFPGAALILAVLAINFIGDGLRDAFDPRAELN
- a CDS encoding ABC transporter ATP-binding protein, with protein sequence MGQTAEPVLDIRGLRTIFRIRGGEITAVNSIDMTVAAGETLALVGESGSGKSVTSLSVMRLLTRNIGVIAAGSIRLATSDGVVRDLVSLDEESMRRIRGDDIGMIFQEPMSSLNPVFTIGDQIAEPIRIHRGADRKAAMNAAVALLESVGIPDARRRAGQYPHELSGGMRQRATIAMALACDPALLIADEPTTALDVTIQAQILDLLLKLQRERGMAMLFVTHNLGVVAEIAHRVAVMYAGRIVEEGPVGEVFRNPKHPYTMGLLASMPRLGDAARMKLAGEKLAAIPGMVPSLMNMPSGCAFSPRCKFAIEACRAAVPALEQVNPQHRSRCIRWQEI
- a CDS encoding ABC transporter permease translates to MLQYSLRRLIIGMGMLVALSMLIFLLLRLTPGDPIDAYIDPNLPMSPSDLADLRRSLGLDQPLPAQYLGWLQQALTGNLGYSIKRLDQPVLGLVLSRIGPTVLLMGTALAFAIVAGITFGVIGAVRRNSLADLSLSVIALAGISSPAFLSALIGLYIFSVRLHWMPSGGMLTPGEEFSLGDLLHHLILPAALLSVAQAALIMRYMRASLLEVLNQDYVRTARAKGVREFWVITKHALRNALLPIVTLIGSTIGLAIGGAIFIESVFNWPGMGLLLVDAVQTRDYPVIMGATLVIGACVIVVNLLTDITYAVVDPRIKVG